Proteins encoded together in one Sander lucioperca isolate FBNREF2018 chromosome 17, SLUC_FBN_1.2, whole genome shotgun sequence window:
- the cd248a gene encoding CD248 molecule, endosialin a isoform X4 encodes MGFLVSSAAAFFLTSLLALLCGLSSVLGQDLRERDALCNEEGCFVVYFQRKTFLDSWRACKDKSGNLATIKRKEDAATIATLFSTLDLRHSRTNVRVWIGLQRQPRQCTTTRPLRGFSWTTGDQDTEYTNWQKEDSPSMCSVPRCVVMGYSTQEQNDNFKWLDGSCSVSVDGYLCHYAYKGMCPALWNEGAGNALYTTPFNLLSTLLTHLPFGSVATVPCPSGTKEEQSVLCMLKEDGSVGWSRDSPLCADPSVSHNWCDQNNGGCEHFCRPAGVHFYCECADGYQLGDNGQKCELSDVCQGAPCEFECLPLSDGYRCACPEGYMLAPDDYGCLDVDECLQSPCEQLCVNAPGTFECRCREGYHPDDEVPEDPSRCQDTDECQIPGTCEQMCVNYEGGFECYCEEGYELMSDHYSCRKRGDRDDQSAVTPPFPWVTHQPGPVWDPAEYEWNPQQSHTDWPPEDDQSLDLLTDRPRVLDSDVIWVTSAPQEEHTFDLALGHPTQQAEEDGEDIANEGDSQLVTSRLVWGQRSESELEVLPTTIYTTPPPTTSSSTTQDGYEEDDDNEEETTTALPFRSTSTISGGAWNWWAGLTTSSQKPGNPEDLAIDPNMPTDSSYPIETDELFLLTVNYQIPEEELGEEEKDYVEITHQDPAVPTQLTPSQPPLGEGGESDDNLNSVQKDRGQKQSSIWLLVGILVPICIFVVVMVALGIVYCTRCAVHSRNKNATDCYHWISGAHDKQGAPNPSAGVKTHV; translated from the exons ATGGGCTTCCTGGTGAGCAGTGCTGCTGCTTTTTTCTTAACCTCCCTGCTTGCTCTGCTCTGTGGACTTTCTTCGGTCCTGGGTCAGGATTTAAGAGAGAGGGATGCACTATGCAATGAGGAAGGTTGCTTTGTGGTCTACTTCCAACGCAAGACTTTTCTAGACTCATGGAGGGCCTGCAAGGACAAAAGTGGCAACCTAGCTACCATTAAACGCAAGGAGGATGCCGCCACTATTGCCACCCTCTTCTCCACTCTGGACTTGCGCCACTCACGCACCAATGTAAGGGTATGGATTGGCCTGCAGCGCCAGCCTCGCCAGTGTACCACCACACGCCCACTGCGCGGTTTCTCATGGACTACTGGTGACCAGGACACAGAGTATACCAACTGGCAGAAAGAGGACTCCCCTAGTATGTGCTCAGTGCCACGCTGTGTGGTTATGGGCTACAGCACTCAAGAGCAGAATGATAACTTCAAATGGCTGGATGGgtcctgctccgtctctgtagATGggtatctttgccattatgccTACAAaggaatgtgtcctgccttgtGGAATGAAGGGGCAGGCAATGCCCTCTACACCACACCATTTAACCTTCTAAGCACACTGCTAACCCATTTACCCTTTGGATCTGTTGCTACTGTGCCCTGCCCCTCAGGCACCAAGGAGGAACAGTCAGTTTTGTGTATGCTGAAGGAAGATGGCTCAGTGGGGTGGTCAAGAGATTCCCCTCTCTGCGCCGATCCATCCGTATCACACAATTGGTGTGACCAGAATAATGGCGGATGTGAGCATTTCTGCAGGCCGGCCGGTGTTCACTTCTACTGTGAATGTGCCGATGGGTATCAACTAGGAGACAATGGGCAGAAATGTGAGCTGTCTGATGTTTGTCAAGGGGCTCCCTGTGAGTTTGAGTGCCTGCCTCTCTCAGATGGGTACCGTTGTGCCTGCCCTGAAGGATACATGCTTGCACCAGATGACTATGGCTGTCTGGATGTAGATGAGTGCCTCCAGAGTCCTTGTGAGCAGCTTTGTGTGAATGCTCCAGGGACATTTGAATGTCGATGTCGGGAGGGTTACCATCCAGATGATGAGG TGCCTGAGGACCCCAGCCGATGCCAAGACACAGACGAGTGCCAGATCCCCGGGACCTGCGagcagatgtgtgtgaattatgAGGGTGGATTTGAGTGCTACTGTGAGGaaggctatgaactcatgtctGATCACTATTCATGCCGCAAGAGAGGGGATAGAGATGACCAATCTGCTGTGACCCCTCCTTTTCCTTGGGTCACCCACCAGCCTGGACCTGTATGGGACCCTGCAGAATATGAATGGAACCCGCAGCAGAGCCACACTGACTGGCCTCCAGAGGATGATCAATCTCTGGACTTGCTGACTGACCGACCCAGAGTTTTGGATTCTGATGTAATTTGGGTCACCAGTGCCCCTCAGGAGGAACACACCTTTGATTTAGCACTGGGTCATCCGACACAGCAGGCCGAGGAAGATGGGGAAGACATAGCCAATGAAGGAGATAGTCAGCTAGTCACCAGTCGGTTGGTGTGGGGTCAGAGATCTGAGTCTGAGCTGGAAGTTTTGCCAACCACCATCTACACCACGCCTCCACCCACCACCAGCTCCAGCACTACCCAAGACGGGTATGAAGAGGATGACGATAATGAGGAGGAGACCACCACAGCTCTCCCTTTCCGTTCCACTTCTACAATCTCTGGGGGAGCTTGGAATTGGTGGGCGGGGCTCACCACTTCCAGCCAGAAACCAGGAAATCCAGAGGATTTAGCCATAGACCCCAACATGCCTACGGATTCCAGCTACCCCATTGAGACAGACGAACTGTTCCTCCTTACGGTAAATTATCAGATCCCAGAGGAAGAGTTAGGGGAGGAGGAAAAGGACTATGTGGAGATCACACACCAAGACCCAGCGGTTCCCACTCAGCTTACTCCTTCCCAGCCACCCCTGGGTGAGGGCGGAGAGAGCGATGACAACCTGAATTCTGTCCAGAAAGACAGGGGGCAGAAGCAGAGCAGCATCTGGCTCCTGGTGGGCATCCTAGTGCCCATATGCATATTTGTTGTAGTAATGGTGGCGCTGGGCATCGTCTACTGCACCCGCTGTGCTGTTCATTCACGCAACAAGAATGCCACTGACTGCTACCACTGGATCTCTGGGGCTCATGATAAACAGGGAGCTCCGAACCCCTCAGCAGGGGTCAAGACCCATGTTTAA
- the cd248a gene encoding CD248 molecule, endosialin a isoform X1, giving the protein MGFLVSSAAAFFLTSLLALLCGLSSVLGQDLRERDALCNEEGCFVVYFQRKTFLDSWRACKDKSGNLATIKRKEDAATIATLFSTLDLRHSRTNVRVWIGLQRQPRQCTTTRPLRGFSWTTGDQDTEYTNWQKEDSPSMCSVPRCVVMGYSTQEQNDNFKWLDGSCSVSVDGYLCHYAYKGMCPALWNEGAGNALYTTPFNLLSTLLTHLPFGSVATVPCPSGTKEEQSVLCMLKEDGSVGWSRDSPLCADPSVSHNWCDQNNGGCEHFCRPAGVHFYCECADGYQLGDNGQKCELSDVCQGAPCEFECLPLSDGYRCACPEGYMLAPDDYGCLDVDECLQSPCEQLCVNAPGTFECRCREGYHPDDEGECEDKDECINDPCEHACENTQGSHICHCHLGFSPVPEDPSRCQDTDECQIPGTCEQMCVNYEGGFECYCEEGYELMSDHYSCRKRGDRDDQSAVTPPFPWVTHQPGPVWDPAEYEWNPQQSHTDWPPEDDQSLDLLTDRPRVLDSDVIWVTSAPQEEHTFDLALGHPTQQAEEDGEDIANEGDSQLVTSRLVWGQRSESELEVLPTTIYTTPPPTTSSSTTQDGYEEDDDNEEETTTALPFRSTSTISGGAWNWWAGLTTSSQKPGNPEDLAIDPNMPTDSSYPIETDELFLLTVNYQIPEEELGEEEKDYVEITHQDPAVPTQLTPSQPPLGEGGESDDNLNSVQKDRGQKQSSIWLLVGILVPICIFVVVMVALGIVYCTRCAVHSRNKNATDCYHWISGAHDKQGAPNPSAGVKTHV; this is encoded by the coding sequence ATGGGCTTCCTGGTGAGCAGTGCTGCTGCTTTTTTCTTAACCTCCCTGCTTGCTCTGCTCTGTGGACTTTCTTCGGTCCTGGGTCAGGATTTAAGAGAGAGGGATGCACTATGCAATGAGGAAGGTTGCTTTGTGGTCTACTTCCAACGCAAGACTTTTCTAGACTCATGGAGGGCCTGCAAGGACAAAAGTGGCAACCTAGCTACCATTAAACGCAAGGAGGATGCCGCCACTATTGCCACCCTCTTCTCCACTCTGGACTTGCGCCACTCACGCACCAATGTAAGGGTATGGATTGGCCTGCAGCGCCAGCCTCGCCAGTGTACCACCACACGCCCACTGCGCGGTTTCTCATGGACTACTGGTGACCAGGACACAGAGTATACCAACTGGCAGAAAGAGGACTCCCCTAGTATGTGCTCAGTGCCACGCTGTGTGGTTATGGGCTACAGCACTCAAGAGCAGAATGATAACTTCAAATGGCTGGATGGgtcctgctccgtctctgtagATGggtatctttgccattatgccTACAAaggaatgtgtcctgccttgtGGAATGAAGGGGCAGGCAATGCCCTCTACACCACACCATTTAACCTTCTAAGCACACTGCTAACCCATTTACCCTTTGGATCTGTTGCTACTGTGCCCTGCCCCTCAGGCACCAAGGAGGAACAGTCAGTTTTGTGTATGCTGAAGGAAGATGGCTCAGTGGGGTGGTCAAGAGATTCCCCTCTCTGCGCCGATCCATCCGTATCACACAATTGGTGTGACCAGAATAATGGCGGATGTGAGCATTTCTGCAGGCCGGCCGGTGTTCACTTCTACTGTGAATGTGCCGATGGGTATCAACTAGGAGACAATGGGCAGAAATGTGAGCTGTCTGATGTTTGTCAAGGGGCTCCCTGTGAGTTTGAGTGCCTGCCTCTCTCAGATGGGTACCGTTGTGCCTGCCCTGAAGGATACATGCTTGCACCAGATGACTATGGCTGTCTGGATGTAGATGAGTGCCTCCAGAGTCCTTGTGAGCAGCTTTGTGTGAATGCTCCAGGGACATTTGAATGTCGATGTCGGGAGGGTTACCATCCAGATGATGAGGGTGAGTGTGAGGATAAAGATGAGTGTATAAATGACCCATGTGAACATGCCTGTGAGAACACTCAAGGCTCTCATATTTGCCACTGCCATCTGGGTTTTTCCCCAGTGCCTGAGGACCCCAGCCGATGCCAAGACACAGACGAGTGCCAGATCCCCGGGACCTGCGagcagatgtgtgtgaattatgAGGGTGGATTTGAGTGCTACTGTGAGGaaggctatgaactcatgtctGATCACTATTCATGCCGCAAGAGAGGGGATAGAGATGACCAATCTGCTGTGACCCCTCCTTTTCCTTGGGTCACCCACCAGCCTGGACCTGTATGGGACCCTGCAGAATATGAATGGAACCCGCAGCAGAGCCACACTGACTGGCCTCCAGAGGATGATCAATCTCTGGACTTGCTGACTGACCGACCCAGAGTTTTGGATTCTGATGTAATTTGGGTCACCAGTGCCCCTCAGGAGGAACACACCTTTGATTTAGCACTGGGTCATCCGACACAGCAGGCCGAGGAAGATGGGGAAGACATAGCCAATGAAGGAGATAGTCAGCTAGTCACCAGTCGGTTGGTGTGGGGTCAGAGATCTGAGTCTGAGCTGGAAGTTTTGCCAACCACCATCTACACCACGCCTCCACCCACCACCAGCTCCAGCACTACCCAAGACGGGTATGAAGAGGATGACGATAATGAGGAGGAGACCACCACAGCTCTCCCTTTCCGTTCCACTTCTACAATCTCTGGGGGAGCTTGGAATTGGTGGGCGGGGCTCACCACTTCCAGCCAGAAACCAGGAAATCCAGAGGATTTAGCCATAGACCCCAACATGCCTACGGATTCCAGCTACCCCATTGAGACAGACGAACTGTTCCTCCTTACGGTAAATTATCAGATCCCAGAGGAAGAGTTAGGGGAGGAGGAAAAGGACTATGTGGAGATCACACACCAAGACCCAGCGGTTCCCACTCAGCTTACTCCTTCCCAGCCACCCCTGGGTGAGGGCGGAGAGAGCGATGACAACCTGAATTCTGTCCAGAAAGACAGGGGGCAGAAGCAGAGCAGCATCTGGCTCCTGGTGGGCATCCTAGTGCCCATATGCATATTTGTTGTAGTAATGGTGGCGCTGGGCATCGTCTACTGCACCCGCTGTGCTGTTCATTCACGCAACAAGAATGCCACTGACTGCTACCACTGGATCTCTGGGGCTCATGATAAACAGGGAGCTCCGAACCCCTCAGCAGGGGTCAAGACCCATGTTTAA
- the cd248a gene encoding CD248 molecule, endosialin a isoform X2, with product MGFLVSSAAAFFLTSLLALLCGLSSVLGQDLRERDALCNEEGCFVVYFQRKTFLDSWRACKDKSGNLATIKRKEDAATIATLFSTLDLRHSRTNVRVWIGLQRQPRQCTTTRPLRGFSWTTGDQDTEYTNWQKEDSPSMCSVPRCVVMGYSTQEQNDNFKWLDGSCSVSVDGYLCHYAYKGMCPALWNEGAGNALYTTPFNLLSTLLTHLPFGSVATVPCPSGTKEEQSVLCMLKEDGSVGWSRDSPLCADPSVSHNWCDQNNGGCEHFCRPAGVHFYCECADGYQLGDNGQKCELSDVCQGAPCEFECLPLSDGYRCACPEGYMLAPDDYGCLDVDECLQSPCEQLCVNAPGTFECRCREGYHPDDEGECEDKDECINDPCEHACENTQGSHICHCHLGFSPVPEDPSRCQDTDECQIPGTCEQMCVNYEGGFECYCEEGYELMSDHYSCRKRGDRDDQSAVTPPFPWVTHQPGPVWDPAEYEWNPQQSHTDWPPEDDQSLDLLTDRPRVLDSDVIWVTSAPQEEHTFDLALGHPTQQAEEDGEDIANEGDSQLVTSRLVWGQRSESELEVLPTTIYTTPPPTTSSSTTQDGYEEDDDNEEETTTALPFRSTSTISGGAWNWWAGLTTSSQKPGNPEDLAIDPNMPTDSSYPIETDELFLLTVNYQIPEEELGEEEKDYVEITHQDPAVPTQLTPSQPPLDSVQKDRGQKQSSIWLLVGILVPICIFVVVMVALGIVYCTRCAVHSRNKNATDCYHWISGAHDKQGAPNPSAGVKTHV from the exons ATGGGCTTCCTGGTGAGCAGTGCTGCTGCTTTTTTCTTAACCTCCCTGCTTGCTCTGCTCTGTGGACTTTCTTCGGTCCTGGGTCAGGATTTAAGAGAGAGGGATGCACTATGCAATGAGGAAGGTTGCTTTGTGGTCTACTTCCAACGCAAGACTTTTCTAGACTCATGGAGGGCCTGCAAGGACAAAAGTGGCAACCTAGCTACCATTAAACGCAAGGAGGATGCCGCCACTATTGCCACCCTCTTCTCCACTCTGGACTTGCGCCACTCACGCACCAATGTAAGGGTATGGATTGGCCTGCAGCGCCAGCCTCGCCAGTGTACCACCACACGCCCACTGCGCGGTTTCTCATGGACTACTGGTGACCAGGACACAGAGTATACCAACTGGCAGAAAGAGGACTCCCCTAGTATGTGCTCAGTGCCACGCTGTGTGGTTATGGGCTACAGCACTCAAGAGCAGAATGATAACTTCAAATGGCTGGATGGgtcctgctccgtctctgtagATGggtatctttgccattatgccTACAAaggaatgtgtcctgccttgtGGAATGAAGGGGCAGGCAATGCCCTCTACACCACACCATTTAACCTTCTAAGCACACTGCTAACCCATTTACCCTTTGGATCTGTTGCTACTGTGCCCTGCCCCTCAGGCACCAAGGAGGAACAGTCAGTTTTGTGTATGCTGAAGGAAGATGGCTCAGTGGGGTGGTCAAGAGATTCCCCTCTCTGCGCCGATCCATCCGTATCACACAATTGGTGTGACCAGAATAATGGCGGATGTGAGCATTTCTGCAGGCCGGCCGGTGTTCACTTCTACTGTGAATGTGCCGATGGGTATCAACTAGGAGACAATGGGCAGAAATGTGAGCTGTCTGATGTTTGTCAAGGGGCTCCCTGTGAGTTTGAGTGCCTGCCTCTCTCAGATGGGTACCGTTGTGCCTGCCCTGAAGGATACATGCTTGCACCAGATGACTATGGCTGTCTGGATGTAGATGAGTGCCTCCAGAGTCCTTGTGAGCAGCTTTGTGTGAATGCTCCAGGGACATTTGAATGTCGATGTCGGGAGGGTTACCATCCAGATGATGAGGGTGAGTGTGAGGATAAAGATGAGTGTATAAATGACCCATGTGAACATGCCTGTGAGAACACTCAAGGCTCTCATATTTGCCACTGCCATCTGGGTTTTTCCCCAGTGCCTGAGGACCCCAGCCGATGCCAAGACACAGACGAGTGCCAGATCCCCGGGACCTGCGagcagatgtgtgtgaattatgAGGGTGGATTTGAGTGCTACTGTGAGGaaggctatgaactcatgtctGATCACTATTCATGCCGCAAGAGAGGGGATAGAGATGACCAATCTGCTGTGACCCCTCCTTTTCCTTGGGTCACCCACCAGCCTGGACCTGTATGGGACCCTGCAGAATATGAATGGAACCCGCAGCAGAGCCACACTGACTGGCCTCCAGAGGATGATCAATCTCTGGACTTGCTGACTGACCGACCCAGAGTTTTGGATTCTGATGTAATTTGGGTCACCAGTGCCCCTCAGGAGGAACACACCTTTGATTTAGCACTGGGTCATCCGACACAGCAGGCCGAGGAAGATGGGGAAGACATAGCCAATGAAGGAGATAGTCAGCTAGTCACCAGTCGGTTGGTGTGGGGTCAGAGATCTGAGTCTGAGCTGGAAGTTTTGCCAACCACCATCTACACCACGCCTCCACCCACCACCAGCTCCAGCACTACCCAAGACGGGTATGAAGAGGATGACGATAATGAGGAGGAGACCACCACAGCTCTCCCTTTCCGTTCCACTTCTACAATCTCTGGGGGAGCTTGGAATTGGTGGGCGGGGCTCACCACTTCCAGCCAGAAACCAGGAAATCCAGAGGATTTAGCCATAGACCCCAACATGCCTACGGATTCCAGCTACCCCATTGAGACAGACGAACTGTTCCTCCTTACGGTAAATTATCAGATCCCAGAGGAAGAGTTAGGGGAGGAGGAAAAGGACTATGTGGAGATCACACACCAAGACCCAGCGGTTCCCACTCAGCTTACTCCTTCCCAGCCACCCCTGG ATTCTGTCCAGAAAGACAGGGGGCAGAAGCAGAGCAGCATCTGGCTCCTGGTGGGCATCCTAGTGCCCATATGCATATTTGTTGTAGTAATGGTGGCGCTGGGCATCGTCTACTGCACCCGCTGTGCTGTTCATTCACGCAACAAGAATGCCACTGACTGCTACCACTGGATCTCTGGGGCTCATGATAAACAGGGAGCTCCGAACCCCTCAGCAGGGGTCAAGACCCATGTTTAA
- the cd248a gene encoding CD248 molecule, endosialin a isoform X3: MGFLVSSAAAFFLTSLLALLCGLSSVLGQDLRERDALCNEEGCFVVYFQRKTFLDSWRACKDKSGNLATIKRKEDAATIATLFSTLDLRHSRTNVRVWIGLQRQPRQCTTTRPLRGFSWTTGDQDTEYTNWQKEDSPSMCSVPRCVVMGYSTQEQNDNFKWLDGSCSVSVDGYLCHYAYKGMCPALWNEGAGNALYTTPFNLLSTLLTHLPFGSVATVPCPSGTKEEQSVLCMLKEDGSVGWSRDSPLCADPSVSHNWCDQNNGGCEHFCRPAGVHFYCECADGYQLGDNGQKCELSDVCQGAPCEFECLPLSDGYRCACPEGYMLAPDDYGCLDVDECLQSPCEQLCVNAPGTFECRCREGYHPDDEGECEDKDECINDPCEHACENTQGSHICHCHLGFSPVPEDPSRCQDTDECQIPGTCEQMCVNYEGGFECYCEEGYELMSDHYSCRKRGDRDDQSAVTPPFPWVTHQPGPVWDPAEYEWNPQQSHTDWPPEDDQSLDLLTDRPRVLDSDVIWVTSAPQEEHTFDLALGHPTQQAEEDGEDIANEGDSQLVTSRLVWGQRSESELEVLPTTIYTTPPPTTSSSTTQDGYEEDDDNEEETTTALPFRSTSTISGGAWNWWAGLTTSSQKPGNPEDLAIDPNMPTDSLTVNYQIPEEELGEEEKDYVEITHQDPAVPTQLTPSQPPLGEGGESDDNLNSVQKDRGQKQSSIWLLVGILVPICIFVVVMVALGIVYCTRCAVHSRNKNATDCYHWISGAHDKQGAPNPSAGVKTHV; the protein is encoded by the exons ATGGGCTTCCTGGTGAGCAGTGCTGCTGCTTTTTTCTTAACCTCCCTGCTTGCTCTGCTCTGTGGACTTTCTTCGGTCCTGGGTCAGGATTTAAGAGAGAGGGATGCACTATGCAATGAGGAAGGTTGCTTTGTGGTCTACTTCCAACGCAAGACTTTTCTAGACTCATGGAGGGCCTGCAAGGACAAAAGTGGCAACCTAGCTACCATTAAACGCAAGGAGGATGCCGCCACTATTGCCACCCTCTTCTCCACTCTGGACTTGCGCCACTCACGCACCAATGTAAGGGTATGGATTGGCCTGCAGCGCCAGCCTCGCCAGTGTACCACCACACGCCCACTGCGCGGTTTCTCATGGACTACTGGTGACCAGGACACAGAGTATACCAACTGGCAGAAAGAGGACTCCCCTAGTATGTGCTCAGTGCCACGCTGTGTGGTTATGGGCTACAGCACTCAAGAGCAGAATGATAACTTCAAATGGCTGGATGGgtcctgctccgtctctgtagATGggtatctttgccattatgccTACAAaggaatgtgtcctgccttgtGGAATGAAGGGGCAGGCAATGCCCTCTACACCACACCATTTAACCTTCTAAGCACACTGCTAACCCATTTACCCTTTGGATCTGTTGCTACTGTGCCCTGCCCCTCAGGCACCAAGGAGGAACAGTCAGTTTTGTGTATGCTGAAGGAAGATGGCTCAGTGGGGTGGTCAAGAGATTCCCCTCTCTGCGCCGATCCATCCGTATCACACAATTGGTGTGACCAGAATAATGGCGGATGTGAGCATTTCTGCAGGCCGGCCGGTGTTCACTTCTACTGTGAATGTGCCGATGGGTATCAACTAGGAGACAATGGGCAGAAATGTGAGCTGTCTGATGTTTGTCAAGGGGCTCCCTGTGAGTTTGAGTGCCTGCCTCTCTCAGATGGGTACCGTTGTGCCTGCCCTGAAGGATACATGCTTGCACCAGATGACTATGGCTGTCTGGATGTAGATGAGTGCCTCCAGAGTCCTTGTGAGCAGCTTTGTGTGAATGCTCCAGGGACATTTGAATGTCGATGTCGGGAGGGTTACCATCCAGATGATGAGGGTGAGTGTGAGGATAAAGATGAGTGTATAAATGACCCATGTGAACATGCCTGTGAGAACACTCAAGGCTCTCATATTTGCCACTGCCATCTGGGTTTTTCCCCAGTGCCTGAGGACCCCAGCCGATGCCAAGACACAGACGAGTGCCAGATCCCCGGGACCTGCGagcagatgtgtgtgaattatgAGGGTGGATTTGAGTGCTACTGTGAGGaaggctatgaactcatgtctGATCACTATTCATGCCGCAAGAGAGGGGATAGAGATGACCAATCTGCTGTGACCCCTCCTTTTCCTTGGGTCACCCACCAGCCTGGACCTGTATGGGACCCTGCAGAATATGAATGGAACCCGCAGCAGAGCCACACTGACTGGCCTCCAGAGGATGATCAATCTCTGGACTTGCTGACTGACCGACCCAGAGTTTTGGATTCTGATGTAATTTGGGTCACCAGTGCCCCTCAGGAGGAACACACCTTTGATTTAGCACTGGGTCATCCGACACAGCAGGCCGAGGAAGATGGGGAAGACATAGCCAATGAAGGAGATAGTCAGCTAGTCACCAGTCGGTTGGTGTGGGGTCAGAGATCTGAGTCTGAGCTGGAAGTTTTGCCAACCACCATCTACACCACGCCTCCACCCACCACCAGCTCCAGCACTACCCAAGACGGGTATGAAGAGGATGACGATAATGAGGAGGAGACCACCACAGCTCTCCCTTTCCGTTCCACTTCTACAATCTCTGGGGGAGCTTGGAATTGGTGGGCGGGGCTCACCACTTCCAGCCAGAAACCAGGAAATCCAGAGGATTTAGCCATAGACCCCAACATGCCTACGGATTCC CTTACGGTAAATTATCAGATCCCAGAGGAAGAGTTAGGGGAGGAGGAAAAGGACTATGTGGAGATCACACACCAAGACCCAGCGGTTCCCACTCAGCTTACTCCTTCCCAGCCACCCCTGGGTGAGGGCGGAGAGAGCGATGACAACCTGAATTCTGTCCAGAAAGACAGGGGGCAGAAGCAGAGCAGCATCTGGCTCCTGGTGGGCATCCTAGTGCCCATATGCATATTTGTTGTAGTAATGGTGGCGCTGGGCATCGTCTACTGCACCCGCTGTGCTGTTCATTCACGCAACAAGAATGCCACTGACTGCTACCACTGGATCTCTGGGGCTCATGATAAACAGGGAGCTCCGAACCCCTCAGCAGGGGTCAAGACCCATGTTTAA